In Drosophila teissieri strain GT53w chromosome 2R, Prin_Dtei_1.1, whole genome shotgun sequence, the following proteins share a genomic window:
- the LOC122612683 gene encoding capon-like protein isoform X2, producing the protein MDHTGSDSGSTRPTNGLSNSASSLSIGSLSANPTDARVQRLRMIQAHQQARLQEEIVETNERIERYTRTQFQLLNSFREKSDQDCALLFKVIRALPEQASELLDRAMLPALDVAANQPQSATARRRNTISSRRELNGGPTTPTTTLTHPPNFLTLNQQPQQQLQAQQQQQQLHSQQQQQQQAPQSVSMARKMSHFDTPPATPEATPMSVGNSPTFRQQSAAGGAGGLPTQTLTTNGVGQSSATEDADDCLFDLEDVDAPVPVQSVPVPSYPRSLIYQQQHHHNPFQQLSQQNGLRSVLDDETADEAEDALDPDSSISIPVRGGGRPSHAQLMNFARSLPIEIANTTLAERAAVANNNNFGQGCEEGMDNIDIAASIQALTRSVHGEAVFGDLPRPRLRSQIEG; encoded by the exons ATGGATCACACAGGTAGTGACTCTGGTTCGACTCGACCCACCAATGGATTATCCAACTCCGCCTCGAGTCTGAGCATCGGCTCCCTGTCTGCGAATCCCACGGATGCCAGGGTGCAGAGATTGAGAATGATACAAGCGCACCAGCAGGCGCGATTGCAGGAAGAGATTGTGGAGACAAACGAGAGGATCGAGCGGTATACGCGCACTCAGTTCCAGTTGCTAAACAGTTTCCGGGAGAAATCGGATCAGGACTGCGCGTTGCTTTTCAAAGTTATACGTGCGTTGCCCGAGCAGGCCTCGGAGCTCCTCGATCGTGCCATGCTCCCCGCCCTTGATGTGGCGGCCAATCAGCCGCAGAGTGCCACTGCCCGGCGCAGGAACACCATCAGCAGCCGGCGGGAGTTGAATGGTGGACCCACCACACCCACTACTACGCTGACACATCCACCCAACTTCCTAACGCTGaaccagcagccgcagcaacagttgcaggcgcaacaacagcagcaacagttgcattcgcagcagcaacagcaacagcaagccCCGCAGAGTGTCTCGATGGCCAGGAAGATGTCGCACTTTGACACACCGCCCGCCACCCCAGAAGCCACGCCCATGAGCGTGGGCAACAGTCCCACCTTCCGGCAGCAGTCGGCAGCCGGCGGTGCTGGTGGTCTTCCCACCCAGACGTTGACCACAAATGGTGTGGGTCAGTCCAGTGCTACCGAAGATGCGGATGACTGCCTGTTCGATCTGGAGGATGTGGATGCTCCCGTGCCGGTTCAGTCTGTGCCAGTGCCTAGCTACCCGCGCAGCCTGAtctatcagcagcagcatcaccacAATCCGTTCCAGCAGCTGAGCCAACAAAATGGCCTACGAAGCGTCCTAGATGACGAAACTGCGGATGAAGCTGAAG ATGCTTTGGACCCGGATAGCTCCATTTCCATACCAGTGCGCGGTGGAGGGCGTCCCAGCCATGCGCAGTTGATGAACTTTGCCCGGAGTCTGCCCATCGAGATAGCCAACACCACGCTGGCTGAGAGAGCTGCTgtggccaacaacaataatttcGGACAGGGCTGCGAGGAG GGAATGGACAACATCGACATAGCTGCCAGCATCCAAGCGCTGACCAGAAGTGTCCATGGCGAGGCTGTTTTTGGggacttgccacgcccccgcctgCGATCTCAGATCGAGGGCTAG
- the LOC122612683 gene encoding capon-like protein isoform X1, translating into MLISCKCSNFVASTSKLQRSNSSSGTGGRVGGAEVANGDVPTAILLSQVFQQKYPLDFVFYGHIMEFFKHAYGPIPDLTVAVINQRELLYGLTLEAAGQSWQLSLCINCKEVLCAKRLTAGAGATPTLYLINCTLLTSSEELAQRKSNKAFSETFELLIMDHTGSDSGSTRPTNGLSNSASSLSIGSLSANPTDARVQRLRMIQAHQQARLQEEIVETNERIERYTRTQFQLLNSFREKSDQDCALLFKVIRALPEQASELLDRAMLPALDVAANQPQSATARRRNTISSRRELNGGPTTPTTTLTHPPNFLTLNQQPQQQLQAQQQQQQLHSQQQQQQQAPQSVSMARKMSHFDTPPATPEATPMSVGNSPTFRQQSAAGGAGGLPTQTLTTNGVGQSSATEDADDCLFDLEDVDAPVPVQSVPVPSYPRSLIYQQQHHHNPFQQLSQQNGLRSVLDDETADEAEDALDPDSSISIPVRGGGRPSHAQLMNFARSLPIEIANTTLAERAAVANNNNFGQGCEEGMDNIDIAASIQALTRSVHGEAVFGDLPRPRLRSQIEG; encoded by the exons ATGTTGATCTCGTGCAAATGCTCGAATTTTGTTGCTTCGACTTCGAAATTGCAGCGCAGCAACAGTAGCAGCGGCACAGGGGGCCGCGTGGGCGGTGCAGAGGTCGCCAACGGCGATGTACCCACCGCGATCCTCCTGTCGCAGGTGTTCCAGCAGAAGTATCCACTGGACTTCGTCTTCTACGGCCATATCATGGAGTTCTTCAAACAC GCCTATGGTCCCATTCCAGACCTCACCGTGGCTGTGATTAACCAGCGGGAGCTCTTGTATGGTCTCACCCTGGAAGCTGCTGGCCAGAGTTGGCAGCTGAGCCTGTGCATCAACTGCAAGGAGGTGCTGTGCGCCAAGCGATTGACGGCGGGCGCaggagccacgcccactctctACCTCATCAACTGCACGCTGCTGACCAGCAGCGAAGAGCTGGCGCAAAGGAAGTCCAACAAAGCCTTCTCGGAGACCTTCGAGCTGCTGATCATGGATCACACAGGTAGTGACTCTGGTTCGACTCGACCCACCAATGGATTATCCAACTCCGCCTCGAGTCTGAGCATCGGCTCCCTGTCTGCGAATCCCACGGATGCCAGGGTGCAGAGATTGAGAATGATACAAGCGCACCAGCAGGCGCGATTGCAGGAAGAGATTGTGGAGACAAACGAGAGGATCGAGCGGTATACGCGCACTCAGTTCCAGTTGCTAAACAGTTTCCGGGAGAAATCGGATCAGGACTGCGCGTTGCTTTTCAAAGTTATACGTGCGTTGCCCGAGCAGGCCTCGGAGCTCCTCGATCGTGCCATGCTCCCCGCCCTTGATGTGGCGGCCAATCAGCCGCAGAGTGCCACTGCCCGGCGCAGGAACACCATCAGCAGCCGGCGGGAGTTGAATGGTGGACCCACCACACCCACTACTACGCTGACACATCCACCCAACTTCCTAACGCTGaaccagcagccgcagcaacagttgcaggcgcaacaacagcagcaacagttgcattcgcagcagcaacagcaacagcaagccCCGCAGAGTGTCTCGATGGCCAGGAAGATGTCGCACTTTGACACACCGCCCGCCACCCCAGAAGCCACGCCCATGAGCGTGGGCAACAGTCCCACCTTCCGGCAGCAGTCGGCAGCCGGCGGTGCTGGTGGTCTTCCCACCCAGACGTTGACCACAAATGGTGTGGGTCAGTCCAGTGCTACCGAAGATGCGGATGACTGCCTGTTCGATCTGGAGGATGTGGATGCTCCCGTGCCGGTTCAGTCTGTGCCAGTGCCTAGCTACCCGCGCAGCCTGAtctatcagcagcagcatcaccacAATCCGTTCCAGCAGCTGAGCCAACAAAATGGCCTACGAAGCGTCCTAGATGACGAAACTGCGGATGAAGCTGAAG ATGCTTTGGACCCGGATAGCTCCATTTCCATACCAGTGCGCGGTGGAGGGCGTCCCAGCCATGCGCAGTTGATGAACTTTGCCCGGAGTCTGCCCATCGAGATAGCCAACACCACGCTGGCTGAGAGAGCTGCTgtggccaacaacaataatttcGGACAGGGCTGCGAGGAG GGAATGGACAACATCGACATAGCTGCCAGCATCCAAGCGCTGACCAGAAGTGTCCATGGCGAGGCTGTTTTTGGggacttgccacgcccccgcctgCGATCTCAGATCGAGGGCTAG
- the LOC122612682 gene encoding cleavage and polyadenylation specificity factor subunit 1, translating into MFSMCKQTHPATAVEFSIACRFFNNLEENLVVAGANVLKVYRIAPNVEAGQRQKLNPSEMRLAPKMRLECLATYTLYGNVMSLQCVSLAGAMRDALLISFKDAKLSVLQHDPDTFALKTLSLHYFEEDDIRGGWTGRYFVPTVRVDPDSRCAVMLVYGKRLVVLPFRKDNSLDEIELADVKPIKKAPTAMVSRTPIMASYLIALRDLDEKIDNVLDIQFLHGYYEPTLLILYEPVRTCPGRIKVRSDTCVLVAISLNIQQRVHPIIWTVNSLPFDCLQVYPIQKPIGGCLVMTVNAVIYLNQSVPPYGVSLNSSADNSTAFPLKPQDGVRISLDCANFAFIDVDKLVISLRTGDLYVLTLCVDSMRTVRNFHFHKAAASVLTSCICVLHSEYIFLGSRLGNSLLLHFTEEDQSTVITLDDMEQQTEQQQKNLQDEDQSLEEIFDVDQLEMAPTQAKSRRIEDEELEVYGSGAKASVLQLRKFIFEVCDSLMNVAPINYMCAGERVEFEEDGATLRPHAESLQDLKIELVAATGHSKNGALSVFVNCINPQIITSFELDGCLDVWTVFDDATKKSSRNDQHDFMLLSQRNSTLVLQTGQEINEIENTGFTVNQPTIFVGNLGQQRFIVQVTTRHVRLLQGTRLIQNVPIDVGSPVVQVSIADPYVCLRVLNGQVITLALRETRGTPRLAINKHTISSSPAVVAISAYKDLSGLFTVKGDDINLTGSSNSGFGHSFGGYMKAEPNMKVEDEEDLLYGDAGSAFKMNSMADLAKQSKQKNSDWWRRLLVQAKPSYWLVVARQSGTLEIYSMPDMKLVYLVNDVGNGAMVLTDAMEFVPISLTTQENSKAGIVQACMPQHANSPLPLELSVIGLGLNGERPLLLVRTRVELLIYQVFRYPKGHLKIRFRKLDQLNLLDQQPTHIELDENDEQEEIESYQMQPKYVQKLRPFANVGGLSGVMVCGVNPCFVFLTFRGELRIHRLLGNGDVRSFAAFNNVNIPNGFLYFDTTYELKISVLPSYLSYDSTWPVRKVPLRCTPRQLVYHRENRVYCLITQTEEPMTKYYRFNGEDKELSEESRGERFIYPIGSQFEMVLISPETWEIVPDASISFEPWEHVTAFKIVKLSYEGTRSGLKEYLCIGTNFNYSEDITSRGNIHIYDIIEVVPEPGKPMTKFKIKEIFKKEQKGPVSAISDVLGFLVTGLGQKIYIWQLRDGDLIGVAFIDTNIYVHQIITVKSLIFIADVYKSISLLRFQEEYRTLSLASRDFNPLEVYGIEFMVDNSNLGFLVTDAERNLIVYMYQPEARESLGGQKLLRKADYHLGQVVNTMFRVQCHQKGLHQRQPFLYENKHFVVYGTLDGALGYCLPLPEKVYRRFLMLQNVLLSYQEHLCGLNPKEYRTLKSFKKQGINPSRCIIDGDLIWSYRLMANSERNEVAKKIGTRTEEILGDLLEIERLASVF; encoded by the exons ATGTTTTCGATGTGCAAGCAGACGCACCCCGCCACGGCGGTGGAGTTTTCGATAGCGTGCCGCTTCTTCAACAATCTGGAGGAGAACCTGGTGGTGGCGGGCGCCAATGTGCTGAAGGTGTACCGGATAGCGCCCAACGTGGAGGCGGGCCAGCGTCAAAAGCTGAATCCCAGCGAGATGCGTCTGGCGCCCAAAATGCGGCTGGAGTGCCTTGCAACATATACCCTCTACGGCAATGTGATGTCGCTGCAGTGCGTCTCATTGGCGGGAGCCATGCGGGATGCGCTGCTGATCAGTTTTAAGGACGCAAAATTGTCCGTACTGCAGCACGATCCGGATACGTTTGCCCTGAAAACCCTCTCACTTCACTATTTTGAGGAAGATGACATACGTGGCGGCTGGACGGGTCGCTATTTTGTGCCCACAGTTCGCGTGGATCCCGATTCCAGGTGTGCCGTCATGTTGGTCTACGGCAAAAGGCTGGTGGTCCTGCCCTTTCGCAAGGACAACAGTCTAGACGAGATCGAGCTCGCGGATGTGAAGCCAATTAAAAAGGCACCGACGGCGATGGTCAGCAGGACTCCTATTATGGCTTCGTACCTGATAGCGCTGCGAGATCTGGATGAGAAAATCGACAATGTTCTGGACATACAGTTCCTGCATGGCTACTACGAACCAACGCTGCTTATACTCTACGAGCCGGTGCGCACCTGTCCCGGAAGAATAAAGGTGCGCTCCGATACCTGTGTTTTGGTGGCCATTTCGTTGAACATTCAGCAGCGAGTGCATCCGATTATCTGGACCGTGAACAGTCTACCATTTGACTGTCTTCAG GTTTACCCGATTCAGAAGCCCATTGGTGGTTGTCTGGTGATGACAGTAAATGCTGTAATCTATCTTAATCAGAGTGTTCCTCCATATGGCGTCAGTTTAAACAGCTCAGCAGACAACAGCACTGCATTTCCACTGAAGCCACAGGATGGCGTTCGGATCAGTTTGGATTGTGCCAACTTTGCTTTCATTGATGTCGACAAGCTGGTTATCTCGCTTCGCACAGGAGATCTTTACGTGCTCACGCTTTGCGTTGACTCAATGAGAACGGTTAGGAACTTCCATTTCCACAAAGCAGCCGCCAGTGTGCTAACTAGTTGTATCTGCGTTCTGCACTCcgaatacatatttttgggATCACGTCTCGGAAATTCCCTGTTGCTGCACTTTACAGAGGAGGATCAGAGCACTGTCATTACTTTGGATGATATGGAACAGCAaacggagcagcagcaaaagaaTCTGCAGGACGAGGATCAGAGTTTGGAGGAAATTTTCGATGTAGATCAATTGGAAATGGCACCAACCCAAGCAAAATCGCGTCGCATCGAGGATGAGGAATTAGAG GTGTATGGTTCTGGAGCTAAGGCATCCGTTCTTCAACTacgaaaattcatttttgagGTGTGCGACAGTCTAATGAATGTAGCACCAATCAACTACATGTGCGCCGGAGAAAGAGTGGAATTCGAAGAGGATGGCGCTACGTTGCGACCACATGCGGAATCTCTGCAAGACCTAAAGATAGAGCTAGTCGCTGCCACGGGTCACAGCAAAAACGGAGCTCTGTCTGTATTCGTAAACTGCATTAATCCTCAGATCATTACAAGCTTTGAGTTAGACGGGTGCCTCGACGTGTGGACTGTGTTTGATGATGCCACTAAGAAGTCTTCACGAAATGATCAGCATGATTTCATGTTGCTCTCACAACGGAATTCTACTTTGGTTCTGCAAACAGGACAGGAAATTAATGAGATCGAGAACACGGGATTTACGGTTAATCAGCCGACCATATTTGTCGGTAATCTCGGACAGCAGCGGTTCATTGTTCAG GTCACCACCCGTCATGTCAGATTATTGCAAGGAACTCGGTTAATCCAAAATGTCCCCATAGATGTGGGCTCGCCAGTGGTACAAGTGTCTATAGCAGATCCGTACGTTTGCCTGCGAGTGTTAAATGGTCAGGTTATCACATTGGCGCTGAGAGAAACACGTGGAACTCCTCGTTTAGCTATCAACAAGCATACCATTAGCAGCTCTCCCGCCGTAGTTGCCATTTCGGCGTACAAAGATTTATCAGGACTATTCACAGTAAAAGGTGATGATATAAACCTGACGGGCAGCTCAAATAGTGGATTTGGACATAGTTTTGGTGGCTACATGAAGGCAGAGCCCAACATGAAGGTGGAGGACGAAGAAGATCTGCTCTATGGAGATGCCGGAAGTGCCTTCAAGATGAACAGCATGGCGGACTTGGCGAAACAGTCAAAACAAAAGAACTCGGACTGGTGGCGACGTCTTCTTGTGCAAGCAAAGCCCAGCTATTGGTTGGTTGTGGCCCGTCAGAGTGGCACCTTGGAGATCTACTCTATGCCGGACATGAAGCTTGTGTATCTCGTGAACGATGTGGGCAATGGTGCTATGGTTCTTACGGATGCGATGGAATTCGTGCCCATTTCACTGACTACGCAGGAGAACTCGAAGGCGGGCATTGTTCAGGCTTGTATGCCGCAGCATGCTAACTCCCCACTGCCATTGGAACTGAGTGTAATAGGGTTAGGTCTAAATGGAGAAAGACCTTTACTATTGGTCAGGACTCGAGTAGAGCTGCTTATATACCAGGTGTTCCGATATCCCAAGGGTCACCTGAAGATACGTTTCCGAAAGCTGGATCAACTGAATTTGCTGGACCAACAGCCGACGCATATTGAGTTGGATGAGAACGACGAGCAGGAGGAGATAGAATCTTATCAAATGCAACCAAAGTATGTCCAAAAACTTCGACCATTTGCCAACGTTGGAGGGCTCTCCGGCGTTATGGTATGCGGGGTCAACccttgctttgtttttctaaCATTCCGAGGAGAACTTCGCATACATCGGCTGCTCGGTAACGGAGATGTGCGTAGCTTTGCTGCCTTCAACAATGTTAATATCCCCAACGGATTCCTTTACTTTGACACCACTTATGAGCTTAAGATCTCCGTGTTGCCCAGCTACTTGAGTTACGACTCCACTTGGCCGGTGAGAAAGGTTCCTCTCAGATGTACACCAAGACAACTTGTTTACCATCGCGAGAATCGGGTTTACTGCCTAATCACGCAAACAGAGGAACCGATGACCAAGTACTATCGCTTTAACGGAGAGGATAAGGAGCTGTCCGAGGAAAGCCGTGGCGAGAGATTCATCTACCCCATTGGCTCGCAATTCGAAATGGTTTTAATTTCTCCGGAAACCTGGGAAATTGTGCCAGATGCATCCATTTCGTTTGAGCCCTGGGAACACGTTACCGCCTTTAAGATCGTTAAGTTGTCTTATGAGGGTACAAGATCAGGACTCAAGGAATACCTTTGCATTGGAACTAACTTTAATTACAGTGAGGACATTACCAGCAGAggaaatattcatatttatgaTATTATTGAAGTGGTTCCTGAACCCGGAAAGCCGATGACAAAATTCAAGataaaggaaatatttaaGAAGGAGCAGAAAGGACCAGTTTCTGCCATTTCAgatgttttgggttttctgGTCACGGGTCTTGGCCAGAAGATCTATATTTGGCAGCTGCGCGATGGAGACCTTATTGGAGTGGCCTTTATAGATACAAATATCTATGTCCACCAGATAATCACCGTGAAATCCCTGATTTTTATTGCAGATGTTTACAAATCCATAAGCTTGCTGCGCTTCCAGGAGGAGTATCGCACATTGTCGTTGGCCTCGCGAGATTTTAATCCCCTAGAGGTCTATGGAATTGAATTCATGGTGGACAACTCCAATCTGGGTTTCCTGGTGACCGATGCCGAACGCAATTTAATTGTCTACATGTACCAGCCGGAGGCCAGGGAATCACTGGGTGGCCAGAAATTGCTCCGCAAGGCGGATTATCACCTGGGTCAGGTGGTAAACACTATGTTTCGAGTGCAGTGCCATCAAAAGGGATTGCATCAGCGCCAACCGTTCCTCTACGAAAACAAGCATTTCGTAGTTTATGGAACCCTGGATGGAGCTCTGGGATATTGCTTGCCCCTTCCCGAAAAAGTGTACAGGAGATTCCTTATGTTGCAGAACGTACTCCTTTCCTACCAGGAACACCTTTGCGGCCTCAATCCAAAGGAATACCGCACTCTCAAGTCTTTCAAGAAACAAGGCATCAACCCGTCTCGCTGCATCATTGACGGAGATTTAATTTGGTCATATCGCCTAATGGCCAATTCGGAACGCAATGAAGTGGCGAAGAAGATTGGCACGCGGACTGAAGAAATCCTGGGCGATTTGTTGGAGATCGAACGACTCGCCAGCGTTTTTTAG